The window TCAACATATTTGTAAGGGAAGTATTCCAGTAGGTCACGATAAGTATGGATTCCAAGTTCTTTGCTCAGAATCTCCTTACGATGTGGTCCCACACCGGGTAAATACATTATGTCTTGCGATAGTATATCCATTCGTTTAACTCATAATACATAATTCCAGACTCGTAATTGTGTTTACTTTCTTAACCCACCATTATTCGAAAGGCGTTCTCATCTCTACGATAGAATTATGATTATTGATTGTTATTGACCTTTACTGCTCTATAAACACTTAACTGATAAGCCCTTAATTCGGCTATTCATTAACTCTCACGACCCTCTTTAAAGATATTGTCATGTGTAAATAAAGCCATTATTTAGTATTCTCTCTCACGTTGAAGTCCACTTACTCTGAATTATTTTCATGAAAATAATTATTTTTTATCATGAAGAAAAAGATTTATTTTCGTGAAGAAAATATTTTTTATCATGAAAATAATTCGGTAAAAGTACGCTTCTTTTAGAAAGAACGAGGATAAAACAGCAGGGTAAACATACCTTATAGTCTGTTTAAATACCATATTTTGACGCTCTGTATTAATAAACGTAGGGACGCACAGCACATGCGTCCAAAACGAAATGTTCATGATTGACGCACGAGCTATGCGCCCCTACAGATTGTCAATGATAATTCTATGATATGACTTCAGCTACCCTACTCTTCTAAGGGGATTTTAGCTTACTCCAAATAGGTGTAACCGTAGAGTCCACTGCGGTAGTTACTAAGGAATTCTTTACCCTCCTCAAGTGAAATCTTACCCTGCTTTACGCTCTTTGTCACCCATATTTCGAGTTGACGAACAAGCTTCTTTGGATTGTACTGAACGTACTCCAAAACCTCTTCTACCGTCTCACCATCAAAGATCTGATCGATATGATAGCTGCCATCCTTTACTGAAACATGTACGGCGTTGGTGTCTCCGAAGAGGTTGTGCATATCACCTAAAATCTCTTGATAAGCCCCAACAAGGAAGACACCGAGATAATAAGGCTCGTTCTTCTTCAATGCGTGGATAGGAAGAACGTGACTACTGCGACCCATTGCAACGAAGTTTGATATCTTACCGTCGCTATCGCAGGTGATATCCTGTAAAGTAGCGTTACGCGATGGACGCTCATTAAGTCTCTGAATTGGCATTACTGGGAAGAGTTGATCAATCGCCCAGCTGTCTGGAAGAGACTGGAAGAGTGAGAAATTACAGAAATATTTGTCTGCAAGAAGTTTGTCCATATTACGCAACTCGTCTGGCACATGCTTCATGTTCTTTGCCAGATTGTTGATTTCATGGCATACACTCCAATACATTGCTTCAATTTCAGCACGTGTCTTTAGATCTACTAAGCCATGAGAGAACAACTCTAAGGCTTCCTCACGAATCTGCTCAGCATCGTGCCAATCCTCTAACATATTACGAGAATCAAGATTATCCCAGATATCGTAGAGATCTTTTACCAACTGATGGTCGGTATCCTTTGCCTCAAAGTCATCTGACATTTCTGGCAGAGAAGCCGTTTCAAGTACATCAATCACGAGGACAGAGTGATGAGCAGAAAGACTTCTACCACTCTCAGTGATGATGTTTGGATGTGGAATATCATTCTTATTGGCTGCATCAACAAAGGTATAGACGCAGTCGTTGACATATTCTTGAATGCTATAGTTGACAGAACTCTCGCTACTTGCAGAACGGGTACCATCATAGTCGACACCTAAACCACCGCCACAGTCAACAAAATCAACGTTATAACCCATCTTTCTGAGGTTCACATAATACTGTGCAGCCTCGTTGAGAGCGGTCTGAATACGACGAATCTTCGTAATCTGTGAACCGATATGAAAGTGGATAAGATGCAAACAATCGTGCAATCCCTTATTATCAAGCGTCTCTAAAGCTTGCAAGAGTTCAGAAGAAGTAAGACCAAACTTAGAAGCGTCGCCACCACTATCAGCCCACTTACCAGAACCACTGGATGCAAGTTTGATGCGAATACCAAGGTTTGGCTTTACGTTCAACTTCTTTGCAGCACGTGCGATAAGGTCGATTTCATTGAGTTTCTCCACTACAATGAAGATACGCTTACCCATCTTCTGTGCTAACAGAGCCAGTTCAATATAGCTCTGGTCCTTATATCCGTTACAGAT is drawn from Prevotella melaninogenica and contains these coding sequences:
- the speA gene encoding biosynthetic arginine decarboxylase, with amino-acid sequence MKKWTIEDSQELYNISGWGTSYFGINESGDVYVTPCKDNTQVDLRDVMDELALRDVTPPVLLRFPDILDNRIEKTSSCFEKARKEYDFKAENFIIYPIKVNQMQPVVEEIISHGRKFNLGLEAGSKPELHAVIAVQCQSDSLIICNGYKDQSYIELALLAQKMGKRIFIVVEKLNEIDLIARAAKKLNVKPNLGIRIKLASSGSGKWADSGGDASKFGLTSSELLQALETLDNKGLHDCLHLIHFHIGSQITKIRRIQTALNEAAQYYVNLRKMGYNVDFVDCGGGLGVDYDGTRSASSESSVNYSIQEYVNDCVYTFVDAANKNDIPHPNIITESGRSLSAHHSVLVIDVLETASLPEMSDDFEAKDTDHQLVKDLYDIWDNLDSRNMLEDWHDAEQIREEALELFSHGLVDLKTRAEIEAMYWSVCHEINNLAKNMKHVPDELRNMDKLLADKYFCNFSLFQSLPDSWAIDQLFPVMPIQRLNERPSRNATLQDITCDSDGKISNFVAMGRSSHVLPIHALKKNEPYYLGVFLVGAYQEILGDMHNLFGDTNAVHVSVKDGSYHIDQIFDGETVEEVLEYVQYNPKKLVRQLEIWVTKSVKQGKISLEEGKEFLSNYRSGLYGYTYLE